In the genome of Pongo pygmaeus isolate AG05252 chromosome 9, NHGRI_mPonPyg2-v2.0_pri, whole genome shotgun sequence, one region contains:
- the APLNR gene encoding apelin receptor, translated as MEEGGDFDNYYGADNQSECEYTDWKSSGALIPAIYMLVFLLGTTGNGLVLWTVFRSSREKRRSADVFIASLAVADLTFVVTLPLWATYTYRDYDWPFGTFFCKLSSYLIFVNMYASVFCLTGLSFDRYLAIVRPVASARLRLRVSGAVATAVLWVLAALLAMPVMVLRTTGDLENTTKVQCYMDYSMVATVSSEWAWEVGLGVSSTTVGFVVPFTIMLTCYFFIAQTIAGHFRKERIEGLRKRRRLLSIIVVLVVTFALCWMPYHLVKTLYMLGSLLHWPCDFDLFLMNIFPYCTCISYINSCLNPFLYAFFDPRFRQACTSMLCCGQSRCAGTSHSSSGEKSASYSSGHSQGPGPNMGKGGEQMHEKSIPYSQETLVVD; from the coding sequence ATGGAGGAAGGTGGTGATTTTGACAACTACTATGgggcagacaaccagtctgagtGTGAGTACACAGACTGGAAATCCTCGGGGGCCCTCATCCCTGCCATCTACATGTTGGTCTTCCTCCTGGGCACCACGGGCAACGGTCTGGTGCTCTGGACCGTGTTTCGAAGCAGCCGGGAGAAGAGGCGCTCAGCTGATGTCTTCATTGCTAGCCTGGCGGTGGCTGACCTGACCTTCGTGGTGACGCTGCCCCTGTGGGCTACCTACACGTACCGGGACTATGACTGGCCCTTTGGGACCTTCTTCTGCAAGCTCAGCAGCTACCTCATCTTCGTCAACATGTACGCCAGCGTCTTCTGCCTCACTGGCCTCAGCTTCGACCGCTACCTGGCCATCGTGAGGCCAGTGGCCAGTGCTCGGCTGAGGCTGCGGGTCAGCGGGGCCGTGGCCACGGCGGTTCTGTGGGTGCTGGCTGCCCTCCTGGCCATGCCTGTGATGGTGTTACGCACCACCGGGGACCTGGAGAACACCACCAAGGTGCAGTGCTACATGGACTACTCCATGGTGGCCACTGTGAGCTCAGAGTGGGCCTGGGAGGTGGGCCTGGGGGTCTCGTCCACCACCGTGGGCTTTGTGGTGCCCTTCACCATCATGCTGACCTGTTACTTCTTCATCGCCCAAACCATCGCTGGCCACTTCCGCAAGGAACGCATCGAGGGCCTGCGGAAGCGGCGCCGGCTGCTCAGCATCATCGTGGTGCTGGTGGTGACCTTTGCCCTGTGCTGGATGCCCTACCACCTGGTGAAGACGCTGTACATGCTGGGCAGCCTGCTGCACTGGCCCTGTGACTTTGACCTCTTCCTCATGAACATCTTCCCCTACTGCACCTGCATCAGCTACATCAACAGCTGCCTCAACCCCTTCCTCTATGCCTTTTTCGACCCCCGCTTCCGCCAGGCCTGCACCTCCATGCTCTGCTGTGGCCAGAGCAGGTGTGCGGGCACCTCCCACAGCAGCAGTGGGGAGAAGTCAGCCAGCTACTCTTCGGGGCACAGCCAGGGGCCCGGCCCCAACATGGGCAAGGGTGGAGAACAGATGCACGAGAAATCCATCCCCTACAGCCAGGAGACCCTTGTGGTTGACTAG